The DNA region GAAAAGACCTACATTGCCTACGGTGTGGAAATCGCGGATCGAGTGAAGATTAACGCCTTTGTGTACATTTGCACGGCGGTAGTCATCGAAACCGGGGTGATGATTTCGGCGGGTGTGTGCTTCACCAACGACCGCTTTCCTCGGGCATGCACGCCCGACCTGAGTGAACTGCGGACCTCGGCGCCAGACGAGCATACGCGCCCCACTCGGGTGCGGGAGGGGGCCACACTCGGGGCGCGCGCGGTGATCGGCAGCGACTTGGAGATCGGCCGCTTCGCGATGGTGGGGATGGGGGCCATTGTCACCCGCAGTGTGCCCGATTTTCATTTGGCGCTAGGTCAGCCCGCGGTCAGCGTGGGCTGCGTGTGCCGTTGCGGCGAGCCTGTGGTCTATTTCAAAGATGCGGCAGGCGACATGGAACGCGTAACGTGCCGCGCGTGTGGGCGCACATACTCGATCCGCGATCGGCAGGTCACGGAACTGCCGGCGGCCTAAGCGAGAATGCGAATGATGGCGAACCAACCTCGCTGGGCGATCATTGGGGGCGGCATGCTGGGCATGACGCTTGCCCACCGGTTGGCGCAGCGCGGAAACCAGGTTTGTTTGTACGAGGCAGCGGACCATTTGGGTGGGCTCGCCAGCGCCTGGCAACTGGGAGACGTGGTGTGGGACCGCCATTATCACGTTACGCTTATGTCAGACGCACATACGCGCGCTTTGTTGGCCGAACTGGAACTCGACAACGAAATTGAATGGGTGGAGACGAGGACCGGGTTCTTTGTCGACGGCCAGATGCACTCGATGTCGAATAGCTGGGAGTTTCTTCGCTTTCCACCACTGGGATTGATCAGCAAACTACGACTAGCGCTGACAATCATGTACGCGGCGCGCGTACGAGATTGGCGACGGTTAGAGCGGATCGGCGTGGCGGATTGGCTGCGTCGCTGGTCGGGGCGACGGACGTTCGAGAAGATTTGGCTGCCGCTGTTGCGTGCCAAGTTGGGAGAGAACTATCGCCGGACGAGCGCTGCGTTCATCTGGGCGACGATCGCGCGGATGTACGCGGCCCGACGCAGCGGATTGAAGAAAGAAATGTTCGGCTACGTGCCGGGGGGCTACGCGCGCATCTTGGCGCGGTTCGCCGAGCGATTATGCGCCGACGGAGTGGACTTGCGGCTGACTACGACAGTCAGCAGCGTGGAGCAGGCTGGAGAGCAGGTCGTGGTAGTCTCCGAGCGCCAAGGCACGCCGTGCGCGGAACAATTCGACAACGTAGTATTGACCGTGCCGGCGCCGCAGGTCGCGCGGATGTGTTCACAACTGACGGATGGGGAAAAGGAACGATTACGGCGGATCGAGTATCAAGGCATTTTGTGCGCCACGCTGCTGTTGAAGCGCCCATTGTCGCCCTATTACGTGACGAACATCACCGATTCCGAGATTCCTTTCACCGCTGTGATCGAAATGGGGGCGCTGGTCGATCGACGTCACTTTGGCGGCGGATCGCTGGTGTACCTGCCAAAGTATCTGTCGGAGAACGACGCGACGTTTGGACAGTCAGACGAGCAATTGCGCAGCATGTTCGTCTCGGGCCTCAAGCGGATGTATCCCGACTTGACAGAAGACGAGATATTGGCGTTTCGCATATCGCGCGTGCGGCGTGTAGTAGCGCTTTCGACTTTGGACTATTCTCGCGACCTGCCGGGGCTCGACACAACGCTGCCGGGGACGCATATTGCCAGTTCGTTTCAGATCGTGAACGGAACTCTGAATGTCAATGAAACTGTCGGCCTTGCCGAGCAAGCCGCGCGAGACCTTGACCAACGCCACGGAACGCGCCGCGCGGCGCGGGGAGGCCGCGGAGCGTCTCCTGCCGCTGGCGAGTGTCTCGCTGGATCTCGATAACGAATGGTCATACCTCAAGACGCACGGCGATGCGGGTTGGGAGTCGTTTCCAACCTACTTGCCGACGCTCGTGCCGCGCGTGCTCGACTTTCTGGCCGAGCGCCAGCTATCCATCACAATGTTCGTCGTGGGACAAGACGCGGCGCTCGAGGTGAACCGGCCCTGGCTGCGTGCGCTGGCCGATGCAGGGCACGAGATTGGCAATCATTCGTTCCGGCACGAGCCGTGGCTGCACCTCTATAGCCAGCATGACATCGAGACCGAACTTGCCCGCGCCGAGGAAACGATTGAGGTGGCGACGGGAGCAACGCCGCGAGGCTTTCGCGGCCCCGGATTTAGCGTATCGGCCGATGTGATTCGCGTGCTGGCGCGACGCGGCTACGAATACGACTGCTCGACGTTCCCCACGTTTCTGGGGCCCTTGGCGCGCACATATTACTTCATGACAACGCGGCTCAGCGTCGAACAGCGGCGCGAGCGCAAACAATTATTCGGAAAATTCAGCGAGGGTCTACGGCCGCTGAAGGGCTATGCTTGGCGTGTGGGAGATCGACAGTTAGTCGAGATTCCGGTGACAACGTTGCCTGGCGCGCGGACGCCGATCCATCTGAGCTATGTCTTGTATCTGGCGCAGTTTTCTCGTTTGGCCGCGATGCAGTATTTTCGCGCGGCCGTGAACGCCTGCCGCCTGGCCCGTGTGGAGCCCTCAATCCTGTTGCATCCGCTCGATTTTTTGGGCTGCGACGACAATACGCGATTGGACTTCTTTCCGGCCATGCGGATGCACAGCACCGACAAGATGCGCGTGGTGAGCGATGCCTTGGCGCTGCTGGCTCGCTCATTTTCGCTCGTGCCGATGCGCGAACATGCACAGGCGGTACGCGCCCGCCCGCGGCGGCGCATAGTGCCCGTCGAGGCGATGTAGTCCGGTGCGCGAGAATGCGCCCACTGCCGTCCCCACTTTGCGCCACTGGCCAACGTCGGTTGCCTGCACGGCGACGCTTTGTTGGGTGATCACGGCGACGGCCATCACTTGGCCAATCGCGCGCGAGTGGCAGTTTCTTTCCAGCGACTACGCGCAGTACGCCAGCGGCGCGGAGAATCTGCTGGCTGGCCACGGCTATGCCACCAGTCTGCCTTTCTACGACGAGCATTATCGTCTGGGAGTGTTGCCGACGCCGCAGACCGTTTTTCCGCCTGGCTTTTCGTTGTGGATCGCCCTCGGCATGACGCTGGGGCTGTCGGCAGACCAGTCGGCGCTGGCGATCGCGCTCCTGTGTTATCACGCCAGCGCGGCGATGATCGTGCTGTTGACGCGGCGATCAACCACAAGCTGGTGGTTGGCGGCGTCCGCTGGAGCGGCATGGTATGGCATCGCGGGCAACTGGTTCAACATCGCCAGTGGGATGAGCGAAATGTGCTTCATCCTCTGCACGCTCGGCGTCGCCGCACTGTCGACCAATCTAGCCGCTGAGCGCTCACTGCCGGAGAACGTCGGTGCGGGCCTCGCGGCGTCGGCCGCGTTCTTGGTGCGCTACGTGGGTTTGTTTTGCGTGGCAACGTTGTTTTTCTGGCTCGCGCTGCGGTGCGCGCTACTGCGCAGCAGACGATCGGTTTTTGACTTGGTGCTAGGAATGGCGGCGCCGGCAATCACCCTGGGCGCTGTGTTTGGACGCAATTATGCGCTAGTAGGCGACTTCAAAGGTGGGAACGACCTGGGAAAGTCGGAACCGCTGTCGACCGTCGCACCGCGCATGCTGCGCTCGGCGGGGGATATTGTGGGGCTCGATTGGGCCGGACTCAAACAGGGGCATCTGGGCGAAATGATTGCCGCCGCGATGGTGATCGCGCTGGTGGCGTACGTCGCGTGGCTGTTCGCCACTCGTCAGGGACGAGAGCGGATCTGGGCGCCGAGTCGCCCAGGGGGATTGATCGTGTTTTCGGGACTATACATGGGGTTGACGATTGCGGCTCTGGCGCTGCTGGAAAGTCGCACCTCAATCACGTTTTCGTATCGGATGTTGTTGCCATTGGCACCGTTTGCCATCTTGTTAGCCGCTGGCACATGGCGGCAGTTAGTTTCGCCGCTGCCCGGGACGTTGCGCATCGGTTTGGCGTCGGGGGCAGCGCTCGCGTTCGGGCTAGGACAGTGGCAAGCCTATTTGGAATTTCGTCCAATCCATGAAAAGTCATTGGCAGGGATGCGCGCGATCGAGCGTGGACTAAGCGGCAATCTGGCGGGACAGTCGGCACGGGGCTACCTCGTAGCCAACGCCTCGCTGGCGAGGCCACTGATCGCCTATCAGTCGCAAACCGTCGGCGCATTGCTAGGCGCGCCAGTGCTGGGACTCACGCCGAGGGTGTACACCGCAACCAAGTGGACCGAGGCCGAAACGCGCCAGTTGGCGCAGCAATATCATGCCGGGCACGTGTTGTTCTGGCCGCAGCTTTGGAAGGGACGCGGCGATCCGCGATTGACGTTTTTTCAGGCGTTGGCCGATGGCCGGCCGCCGGTATGGCTGACGCCAATCTTGCAAACTCCCGATATGGAGATTTATCGGATCGAGTGAGCGAACATTCTGTTTTCTGAAGCGGCACGGAGAGTACTTCACTGCGCCGTTAGTCGTCGAGTTCTTCAAGCCAGAGGCGAATTTCGTTGTCATACTCACTGGCGAGATCGCCATGAATGAGTTGCCGCTGAAAACTGGCCGCTCCTTCTTGCGCAACCTCTGCCGCCTCGGCGCTCGGGAAGCGGCGATTGGGATCGGCGGCGATCAGTCCTCGACAAATGGTCATCAGCAGTTCGCTGGAAACGACTTCGGGGGGCAAGATCTGCGGCAGCCGCGCGGCCAGGGCGCGCTTGGCCTCCAGTAGGTCGCGCCATTCGACGAGGCCTGCGAACGGCGGGGCGCCGCCAAGCATTTCGATCAATACGTAGCCTAGGCTACAGAGATCGGAGCGAGGGGTGCATTCCCCACCTTCCAAGATCTCCGGCGCGGCATAGGCGGGGGTGCAGGTGCGGCGCGGCGGCGGATTTTCGTGTTCGAAGGCGGAGCCGATGTCAATGATCTTGGCATTGCCAGTGCGCTTGACCATGAGATTGGCGGGCTTGAGATCGCTGTGGACCACCCCCTCACGATGGAGCGCTGCGACGGCGGCCAAGCAATCGCGGAGGATGGCAATGGCGATGCCCGGCTTGAGCCGAGGTTGGCTGGGGCCGGCGGTGACAATGACGTTGTTCAGGTACTCCCAGCGGCGCGTGCTCACCTTGTCGCGGACGCGCTCGAGCATTTCGGCCGTGAGCAAGCGGCTGAGGTCATAGCCATCAACCCACTCCATTTCCATGAGGCGGATGCGATTGCGATCGAGAAAGTTGTGGACATCGAGCAGATTGTCTTGTTGAATCTGGGCCACATGCGCGGCGACCTGGGCCATGCGGGCCATGGCGTCTTCGTAAGCGTGCAGGTCATCGTAGCGTTCGGGAGAAAAGACCTTGAGTGCGACGGGGAGGGTGAAGTTGTCGGCGCCGCGGCGTTCGCTAAGGTAGACAATACCTTGGCCGCCAGCGCCGAGCGGCTTGAGCAAACGGTGGTGGACGGTCCAAGCGAAGCGCTGATCGTCGATAATATCTTGATACTTGGTCAGCAACTCATGGCCCCGGCGCTCACCCACCGTGCCGTTGTGAGCGATTGTGGGCGTCTCATTTTGGATGATCGTGGTGGTCATTCCCCTACTCACGGATGGGCCTGATGTTTCCTGGCTGCCGCG from Pirellulales bacterium includes:
- a CDS encoding acetyltransferase, giving the protein MSVRVHPTAIVEPGVELGPGTAIWDNVHIRSPARIGRDCIVGEKTYIAYGVEIADRVKINAFVYICTAVVIETGVMISAGVCFTNDRFPRACTPDLSELRTSAPDEHTRPTRVREGATLGARAVIGSDLEIGRFAMVGMGAIVTRSVPDFHLALGQPAVSVGCVCRCGEPVVYFKDAAGDMERVTCRACGRTYSIRDRQVTELPAA
- a CDS encoding NAD(P)/FAD-dependent oxidoreductase, translating into MLGMTLAHRLAQRGNQVCLYEAADHLGGLASAWQLGDVVWDRHYHVTLMSDAHTRALLAELELDNEIEWVETRTGFFVDGQMHSMSNSWEFLRFPPLGLISKLRLALTIMYAARVRDWRRLERIGVADWLRRWSGRRTFEKIWLPLLRAKLGENYRRTSAAFIWATIARMYAARRSGLKKEMFGYVPGGYARILARFAERLCADGVDLRLTTTVSSVEQAGEQVVVVSERQGTPCAEQFDNVVLTVPAPQVARMCSQLTDGEKERLRRIEYQGILCATLLLKRPLSPYYVTNITDSEIPFTAVIEMGALVDRRHFGGGSLVYLPKYLSENDATFGQSDEQLRSMFVSGLKRMYPDLTEDEILAFRISRVRRVVALSTLDYSRDLPGLDTTLPGTHIASSFQIVNGTLNVNETVGLAEQAARDLDQRHGTRRAARGGRGASPAAGECLAGSR
- a CDS encoding serine/threonine protein kinase gives rise to the protein MTTTIIQNETPTIAHNGTVGERRGHELLTKYQDIIDDQRFAWTVHHRLLKPLGAGGQGIVYLSERRGADNFTLPVALKVFSPERYDDLHAYEDAMARMAQVAAHVAQIQQDNLLDVHNFLDRNRIRLMEMEWVDGYDLSRLLTAEMLERVRDKVSTRRWEYLNNVIVTAGPSQPRLKPGIAIAILRDCLAAVAALHREGVVHSDLKPANLMVKRTGNAKIIDIGSAFEHENPPPRRTCTPAYAAPEILEGGECTPRSDLCSLGYVLIEMLGGAPPFAGLVEWRDLLEAKRALAARLPQILPPEVVSSELLMTICRGLIAADPNRRFPSAEAAEVAQEGAASFQRQLIHGDLASEYDNEIRLWLEELDD